From a single Methylacidiphilum kamchatkense Kam1 genomic region:
- a CDS encoding ATP-dependent helicase — translation MIDYESELNEEQRKAVTAPLGPILVIAGAGSGKTRTLTYRVSYLIEKQIKPDHILLATFTNKAAREMLHRVERLVRADTSKIWGGTFHHLCNRILRNHATTIGFEQNFTIIDREDSLSLLSECIQELNIKHSGKLFPSPEALLEIFSLSVNKVKPLWKIIDESFPHFSAYAEDISKLQKLFNERKKKSQLVDYDDLLSYTVKLFQENEKICRFYQSYFEYILVDEYQDTSRIQADFIDMLAQRSHQVMAVGDDAQSIYSWRGAEIENILTFPKKYPSALVVNIKTNYRSTPEILALANAAIEANQLQFPKELKAIRKSLKESKPLLLSCSTAASQSIEIANQIEKFKAQGIDYNEIAILYRAHFHALEIQLELTRRKIPFEITSGIRFFEQAHIKDICAFLRFYINPYDETAFKRIVKMFPGVGQKTVSKLWEEYITITGSIEKLNPPKVSSKAWKNWLDLQKILASKEYENNPSKQLEAILNGVYMEYLKVLYESYQRRLEDIEGLISFASNYDSTENFLSQVSLLTGVDTAQDEKNGVRLSTIHQAKGLEWKIVFLIMLCDGLFPSNYSLKHAALLEEERRLFYVAATRAKDQLFLCYPRSRSFNYRETLYLPSRFVEEIPKNLLVEAKLP, via the coding sequence GTGATCGATTACGAATCTGAACTCAACGAAGAACAGAGAAAAGCTGTAACCGCTCCACTTGGTCCAATCCTAGTTATTGCAGGGGCTGGAAGCGGAAAAACTCGTACTTTAACCTATCGGGTTTCCTATCTAATCGAAAAACAAATCAAACCTGACCATATCCTTTTGGCCACTTTTACCAACAAGGCCGCTAGAGAAATGCTCCACCGAGTTGAGCGGCTTGTAAGAGCAGATACCTCCAAAATTTGGGGAGGGACTTTTCATCATCTTTGCAATAGGATTTTAAGAAATCACGCTACAACCATAGGTTTCGAGCAAAACTTTACGATCATAGACAGGGAAGATTCCCTCAGTCTATTGTCTGAATGCATTCAAGAATTGAATATAAAGCATAGCGGCAAACTTTTTCCTTCTCCAGAAGCCTTGCTTGAAATTTTCTCTTTATCAGTCAACAAAGTAAAGCCTCTTTGGAAAATCATCGATGAGTCTTTCCCTCATTTTTCTGCTTATGCTGAAGATATTTCAAAGCTTCAAAAACTCTTCAACGAACGGAAAAAAAAGTCTCAACTTGTAGATTACGACGATCTCCTATCCTATACGGTAAAACTTTTTCAAGAAAATGAAAAGATCTGCCGCTTTTATCAATCTTATTTTGAATACATTCTTGTCGATGAATATCAAGATACCAGTCGGATTCAAGCAGATTTCATCGATATGCTCGCTCAACGCTCTCATCAAGTCATGGCGGTAGGAGATGATGCTCAAAGCATTTATTCCTGGCGCGGTGCAGAAATTGAAAATATCCTTACATTCCCTAAAAAATACCCATCAGCTTTAGTCGTTAACATAAAGACAAACTATCGAAGCACCCCCGAAATTTTAGCTTTAGCCAATGCAGCTATAGAAGCCAATCAGCTCCAATTTCCAAAAGAGTTAAAAGCCATTAGGAAAAGCCTCAAAGAAAGCAAGCCGCTTCTGCTTAGCTGTTCAACGGCTGCTTCTCAATCAATAGAGATTGCAAACCAGATCGAAAAATTTAAAGCCCAGGGCATCGATTATAACGAAATCGCTATTCTCTATAGAGCACATTTTCACGCATTAGAAATCCAACTTGAGTTGACCCGCAGAAAGATTCCTTTTGAAATAACTAGTGGCATCCGTTTTTTTGAACAAGCTCATATAAAAGACATTTGTGCCTTTTTACGATTTTATATCAATCCATACGATGAAACTGCTTTCAAACGAATTGTAAAGATGTTTCCTGGAGTTGGACAAAAAACGGTGTCGAAACTTTGGGAAGAATATATAACTATCACAGGTTCAATAGAAAAACTCAATCCCCCCAAAGTCTCATCAAAGGCATGGAAAAATTGGTTAGATCTCCAAAAAATATTAGCTTCTAAAGAGTATGAAAATAATCCTTCCAAACAACTCGAAGCTATTCTTAATGGAGTGTATATGGAATATTTAAAAGTCCTTTATGAAAGCTATCAGAGAAGACTCGAAGACATTGAAGGGCTTATTAGTTTTGCTTCCAATTACGATTCCACCGAAAACTTTCTTTCCCAGGTTTCCTTATTAACAGGAGTGGATACAGCTCAGGACGAAAAAAATGGGGTTCGTTTAAGCACGATTCATCAAGCCAAAGGATTGGAATGGAAAATAGTTTTTTTGATTATGCTGTGCGATGGACTCTTTCCTTCCAATTATTCTTTAAAGCATGCCGCACTCCTTGAAGAAGAAAGAAGGCTTTTTTATGTCGCTGCAACCAGGGCAAAAGATCAACTTTTTCTATGTTATCCCCGCAGTAGGTCGTTTAACTATCGAGAAACTCTTTATCTCCCCTCACGCTTTGTTGAAGAAATCCCAAAAAATCTTTTGGTCGAAGCAAAACTGCCTTAA
- the aroB gene encoding 3-dehydroquinate synthase, translated as MNNESLIIRVSTPSRNYSVRIGRGLLQSCGLLASQLGLENRIVLLHDEAVKMYAYQIIDSLKGYGFKPEIIAIASGEKSKSFRTLEAIVKKLAEMKLDRKSTLLALGGGVTGDLVGFAASIFLRGISFILIPTTLLAMVDSSIGGKTGINLPQGKNLIGSFYQPLEVWIDPEVLHTLSPRLLSAGMAEVIKYGMIAEEKLLEEIEKKEEANLLDLIKRSVEIKAKIVSEDEQEKTGKRAILNFGHTLGHALEAANKYKDLLHGEAIAIGMHAACLLSHWLLSFPLSSIERLKHILQLYSLPLIAKGFSKQAIFHALDLDKKRVQGVNSWILLQSIGFPVISKEVKKADVDRVLKEIVVQGH; from the coding sequence ATGAATAATGAAAGTCTTATTATAAGGGTATCGACTCCAAGTAGAAACTATTCGGTTCGGATAGGCAGAGGCCTCCTACAGTCATGTGGTTTGCTTGCCTCCCAATTAGGTTTGGAAAACCGAATCGTTCTTTTACATGACGAAGCAGTCAAAATGTATGCCTATCAAATAATCGATTCACTGAAAGGCTATGGCTTCAAGCCTGAGATTATTGCTATTGCTTCGGGAGAAAAATCAAAAAGTTTTAGGACTTTAGAAGCAATTGTCAAAAAGCTTGCAGAAATGAAGTTGGATCGCAAAAGTACGCTACTAGCTCTGGGCGGAGGTGTTACAGGTGATCTCGTTGGATTTGCTGCTTCTATATTCCTTAGAGGGATATCTTTCATTCTCATTCCTACAACCCTTTTAGCAATGGTTGACAGTTCAATTGGAGGGAAAACAGGCATTAATCTTCCTCAAGGAAAAAATTTAATTGGTTCTTTCTATCAGCCTCTTGAAGTATGGATCGATCCTGAAGTTTTGCATACGCTCTCACCAAGACTCCTCAGTGCAGGTATGGCTGAAGTCATCAAATACGGAATGATTGCTGAGGAAAAGTTGCTGGAGGAAATTGAAAAAAAAGAGGAAGCCAATCTTCTTGATCTGATAAAAAGAAGTGTGGAAATCAAAGCAAAAATAGTAAGCGAAGACGAACAAGAAAAAACTGGGAAAAGAGCTATTCTCAATTTTGGCCATACTCTAGGACATGCCCTAGAAGCAGCCAACAAGTATAAAGATCTTTTGCATGGTGAAGCCATTGCTATTGGAATGCATGCTGCCTGTCTGCTCTCCCATTGGTTATTGTCTTTTCCGCTTTCTTCGATTGAAAGATTAAAACACATTTTGCAATTATATTCTTTACCTCTGATCGCTAAAGGCTTTTCCAAGCAAGCAATCTTCCATGCCCTTGATTTAGACAAAAAAAGAGTTCAAGGCGTGAATTCCTGGATTCTCCTTCAGTCTATCGGTTTTCCTGTTATTAGCAAGGAGGTCAAAAAAGCCGATGTGGATCGAGTCCTAAAAGAAATCGTAGTACAAGGTCACTAA
- the dnaE gene encoding DNA polymerase III subunit alpha, which translates to MDYELSIIEKTGFSSYFLIVWDFIHYAKKEGIPVGPGRGSAAGSLTAYVLEITDIDPLKYGLVFERFLNPQRVSPPDIDIDFCYNRRSEVIDYVRKKYGQRSVAQIITFGTMGAKMAVRDVARVLGLSYQEADRIAKMIPTDSSMTIEKAKELNPLLQQLYAHDPQCQEVLNIASKLEGLTRQAGVHAAGVVISDGDLLDFVPLSRGDHEEIVTQWSMEPIAEIGLLKMDFLGLKTLTVISECLELIKKSGENQTLDPNRFPLDDKKTYELLRLGWTIGVFQLESPGMVELAKKLKPGNIEDIIALVALYRPGPMENIPAYAERKLGKVPITYDHPLLEPILKDTYGVMIYQEQVMQAASVLAGYSLGESDLLRRAMGKKKPEEMRKHRSLFVKGCKEKNNIPEEKANQIFETLEKFAGYGFNKAHSACYGYLAYVTAYLKANFPVFYLCTLLSNELGDTEKISQLVSECRRMGIAVLPPDILKSEVRFSVENGAIRWGLSAIKNVGESVAEAIVRARKKHGDFASLYDLCAHLDCPLNKKFLESLIKSGACDSLRKSRKELLESLGEAMAAGNKTSKERLSGQQNLFEEPKENNPYVSDIAEEYPLNLRLQWEKELLGIYLSGHPIDEWIPLIKLFQQIPISQLQELADNTRLYIPGIITQIEKKTSQKSKKPYVKLTLEDQTGHIEVILFSDTFQAISTSEWGAKAFIVEGQINKKEESVSIRSSHLFTIEEAIEQLKPMLFLTIPEENWTPNHWKKLHDILLKHPGNAPVVLRYLTKEVVCEIATDETFKVNVFPSHLPSLLQELTALLPQDSLKLKFNKSSYNHSKQRSLHYS; encoded by the coding sequence TTGGATTATGAACTGTCCATTATAGAAAAGACAGGTTTTTCGAGTTATTTTTTAATCGTATGGGATTTTATCCATTATGCTAAAAAGGAAGGCATTCCTGTCGGTCCTGGCAGGGGTAGTGCAGCAGGTAGCTTAACAGCCTATGTCCTAGAAATCACCGATATTGACCCTTTAAAGTATGGATTGGTCTTCGAAAGATTTCTCAATCCACAAAGGGTTTCTCCTCCTGATATTGACATCGATTTTTGTTATAACCGCCGTTCAGAGGTTATCGATTATGTCAGGAAAAAATATGGGCAGAGATCTGTCGCCCAAATTATTACTTTTGGGACGATGGGGGCAAAGATGGCGGTAAGAGATGTAGCAAGAGTGCTTGGGCTTAGCTATCAAGAAGCGGATCGTATTGCCAAGATGATCCCAACTGACTCTTCAATGACCATAGAGAAGGCCAAAGAACTCAATCCGCTCCTCCAACAACTCTATGCTCATGATCCACAATGCCAAGAAGTTCTTAATATTGCCTCCAAACTTGAAGGATTAACTAGACAGGCCGGTGTGCATGCAGCAGGAGTTGTTATCTCTGATGGAGATCTTCTGGATTTTGTCCCTCTTTCTCGCGGAGACCATGAGGAAATAGTGACTCAATGGTCCATGGAACCCATCGCAGAAATCGGACTGCTGAAAATGGATTTCCTAGGGCTAAAAACGCTAACGGTCATTTCTGAATGTTTGGAGCTTATAAAAAAAAGCGGGGAAAATCAAACACTTGATCCCAACCGCTTTCCCCTCGATGACAAGAAAACTTACGAGCTTTTGAGGCTTGGATGGACCATAGGTGTATTCCAGCTGGAATCACCAGGTATGGTTGAGCTAGCTAAAAAGCTTAAACCAGGGAATATCGAAGATATCATCGCTCTAGTGGCTCTCTATAGGCCAGGACCAATGGAAAATATTCCTGCGTATGCTGAGAGAAAGTTAGGAAAGGTGCCTATAACCTATGATCATCCTCTTTTAGAACCGATTCTAAAGGATACGTACGGGGTTATGATCTATCAGGAACAAGTCATGCAAGCGGCTAGCGTTTTGGCTGGTTATTCTCTAGGAGAATCAGATCTTCTGAGAAGAGCCATGGGTAAAAAAAAGCCTGAAGAAATGCGAAAGCACCGAAGCCTATTTGTAAAAGGGTGTAAGGAAAAAAACAACATTCCTGAAGAAAAAGCGAACCAGATTTTCGAAACGTTGGAAAAGTTTGCTGGTTATGGTTTTAATAAAGCTCATAGCGCCTGTTATGGTTATTTGGCTTATGTTACTGCTTATCTCAAAGCAAACTTTCCTGTATTTTACCTTTGTACGCTTTTATCTAACGAGTTAGGAGACACCGAAAAAATCTCCCAACTTGTTTCCGAATGTAGACGAATGGGGATTGCCGTTTTACCACCCGATATTCTCAAAAGCGAGGTACGCTTTTCAGTAGAAAATGGAGCGATCCGCTGGGGACTTTCCGCAATCAAAAACGTAGGAGAGTCTGTTGCTGAAGCAATAGTACGAGCAAGAAAAAAACATGGTGATTTCGCTTCCCTGTATGACCTGTGTGCGCATCTTGACTGTCCATTAAATAAAAAGTTTTTAGAAAGTCTGATTAAATCTGGTGCTTGTGATAGCCTTAGAAAAAGTAGAAAAGAATTGCTTGAGAGTCTTGGAGAGGCAATGGCTGCAGGAAACAAAACTTCCAAAGAAAGGTTAAGTGGCCAACAGAATCTTTTTGAAGAACCCAAAGAAAACAATCCTTATGTTTCTGACATAGCCGAAGAGTATCCACTGAACCTTCGGCTCCAATGGGAAAAGGAACTATTAGGAATCTATTTAAGTGGTCATCCAATTGATGAATGGATTCCCCTGATCAAGTTATTCCAACAAATCCCAATTTCCCAGCTTCAAGAGCTGGCTGATAATACTCGGCTTTATATCCCTGGAATCATCACTCAAATTGAGAAAAAGACTTCCCAAAAATCCAAAAAACCCTATGTGAAGCTTACGCTCGAAGATCAGACTGGGCATATCGAAGTCATTCTTTTTTCCGACACATTCCAAGCAATTTCCACAAGTGAATGGGGAGCAAAGGCTTTTATTGTAGAGGGTCAGATAAATAAAAAAGAGGAAAGCGTTTCGATTCGATCTTCACATCTTTTTACTATAGAAGAAGCTATTGAGCAATTAAAACCCATGCTTTTTTTGACCATTCCCGAAGAAAACTGGACTCCGAACCATTGGAAAAAACTTCACGATATTCTTTTAAAGCATCCAGGCAATGCTCCTGTTGTATTAAGATATCTAACAAAAGAAGTCGTTTGCGAAATCGCTACCGACGAAACCTTTAAGGTTAATGTTTTTCCTTCGCATCTGCCTTCCCTTTTGCAGGAGTTAACCGCTCTGCTCCCTCAAGATTCCTTAAAACTGAAATTTAATAAATCTTCTTACAACCATTCCAAGCAAAGATCTCTTCACTACTCATGA
- a CDS encoding DNA topoisomerase III, whose protein sequence is MGKTLVIAEKPSVAQDIAEALGGFPIGRHAVYENEKMVISSAVGHVVELCLPAEMDVRHKKWSLANLPILPASFSLKPIEKSKERLDLLISLLHREDIDLIINACDAGREGELVFRYLIRYANVNKPIQRLWLQSMTKEAIIEAFRNLRALSEVEGLACAAVSRSESDWLIGINGTRALTAIHSKSNGFRLTSVGRVQTPTLAMVVARDKEILQFKPQTYWEIVGTFRSRQGEYKGKWFLEKSSQSDKDDNHPERLWNQEQCQKIVEKCLNKWGNVTEEKKLSLQSPPLLFDLTTLQREANYRLGYSAQKTLQIAQSLYENHKLITYPRTDSKFLPEDYVDRVKDVLKSLSNESFQAFAKEILTHGWVNPKNRIFNNQKVSDHFAIIPTTNTPKSLNASEEKIYQLIVRRFLASFYPPAEWDVTKRITIIEGEAFKTEGKSLRSAGWLKVYGAIQSIENKEEKEQSLCPIEQGERVLAIALETVTKETKPPAHFTEATLLSAMESAGNLVEDETLREAMSKKGLGTPATRAAIIEGLIEDGYIRRQKGRELLATPKAFSLIELLEAINIQTLRSAELTGEWEFKLQQMEKGNYPQEKFMKEIYQLTESIVEKVKAFGSIDNFRKPLPISSPQGHSIEETLYEYKSLDNSFRLTKYIAGRPLFPNELEGLLANKEIGPLKGFYNKSGDPFSASLKLDDESGHVSFVYEKKEPQENVDEILSEESLGSCPLDQASVVETKGYYACANFLQSSHNGTRKCTFRINKEILGQELSREEMQKLLKEKKTSLLTQFRSKKRKKNFSAYLVLNEQGKLSFEFPAKESKKNGAISRSKTGETSKKRRSSKKTSKTKKKQSPKSKN, encoded by the coding sequence ATGGGTAAAACATTAGTTATAGCAGAAAAGCCGAGTGTAGCTCAAGATATTGCCGAAGCTTTGGGAGGTTTTCCTATAGGACGACATGCGGTTTATGAAAATGAAAAGATGGTGATTAGTTCAGCCGTCGGACATGTCGTTGAACTCTGTCTTCCTGCGGAAATGGATGTTCGACACAAAAAATGGTCTTTAGCCAACCTCCCCATTCTCCCTGCTTCCTTTTCCTTAAAACCGATAGAAAAATCGAAAGAAAGACTCGATCTTCTGATATCCTTGCTCCACAGAGAGGACATTGATCTGATTATCAATGCTTGCGATGCTGGAAGAGAAGGAGAGCTTGTTTTCAGGTATCTCATTCGCTATGCGAATGTCAATAAACCCATACAAAGGCTCTGGCTTCAGTCGATGACCAAAGAAGCCATTATCGAAGCTTTTAGAAATCTAAGAGCACTAAGCGAAGTCGAGGGATTGGCCTGTGCAGCTGTATCAAGATCAGAAAGCGATTGGCTTATTGGCATAAATGGAACAAGGGCCCTTACAGCCATCCATTCCAAATCCAATGGATTTAGGCTGACTTCCGTCGGTAGAGTACAGACTCCGACCTTGGCAATGGTTGTAGCGAGGGATAAAGAAATCCTTCAATTCAAACCTCAGACTTATTGGGAAATTGTGGGAACATTTCGATCCCGTCAAGGAGAATATAAAGGGAAATGGTTTTTAGAAAAAAGCTCTCAATCAGACAAAGATGACAATCACCCTGAACGGCTATGGAATCAGGAACAATGTCAGAAAATTGTGGAAAAATGCTTAAACAAATGGGGGAATGTCACTGAAGAAAAAAAACTTTCCTTACAATCCCCTCCTTTACTCTTTGACCTCACAACACTACAAAGAGAAGCCAATTATCGTTTAGGCTACAGTGCCCAGAAAACCTTACAGATTGCGCAATCCTTATATGAAAATCACAAACTGATTACTTATCCTCGGACAGATTCAAAATTTCTTCCTGAAGATTATGTCGATAGGGTTAAGGATGTGCTGAAAAGTCTTTCTAATGAATCATTTCAAGCTTTTGCTAAAGAAATCTTAACTCATGGATGGGTAAATCCAAAGAACAGGATCTTTAATAACCAGAAGGTTTCCGATCATTTTGCCATTATTCCAACAACAAATACCCCCAAATCCCTCAATGCTAGTGAGGAAAAAATTTATCAACTTATTGTAAGAAGATTTCTGGCTTCCTTCTATCCACCAGCTGAATGGGATGTAACAAAACGAATTACAATTATAGAAGGGGAAGCTTTTAAAACCGAAGGCAAAAGCCTTAGGTCTGCTGGCTGGTTAAAAGTTTATGGGGCCATACAATCTATAGAAAATAAAGAGGAAAAGGAACAATCGCTTTGTCCAATCGAACAAGGGGAAAGAGTGTTAGCTATTGCATTGGAAACCGTTACTAAAGAAACAAAACCCCCAGCTCATTTTACAGAAGCAACCCTTCTTTCAGCCATGGAAAGTGCAGGCAATCTTGTTGAAGATGAAACGCTTCGGGAAGCCATGTCGAAAAAAGGGTTGGGAACCCCGGCAACCAGAGCTGCAATCATTGAAGGATTGATAGAAGATGGATATATTCGAAGGCAAAAAGGAAGAGAACTTTTAGCTACCCCAAAGGCATTTTCCCTCATTGAACTGTTGGAAGCCATCAATATCCAAACCTTAAGATCCGCTGAACTTACTGGAGAATGGGAATTTAAACTACAGCAGATGGAAAAGGGGAACTATCCTCAAGAAAAATTCATGAAAGAAATCTACCAACTGACCGAATCGATTGTCGAAAAAGTCAAAGCATTTGGTTCAATCGATAATTTCAGAAAACCTCTTCCCATTTCTAGTCCTCAAGGTCATTCCATCGAAGAAACTTTATACGAGTATAAATCCCTTGATAACTCCTTTCGCTTGACAAAGTATATTGCTGGACGGCCATTATTTCCAAATGAACTGGAAGGTCTACTAGCCAATAAAGAAATTGGTCCACTTAAAGGCTTTTATAATAAAAGCGGAGATCCCTTTAGTGCCTCTTTAAAATTAGATGATGAAAGTGGTCATGTCAGTTTTGTTTATGAAAAAAAGGAACCTCAAGAAAACGTCGACGAAATTCTTTCTGAAGAATCTCTTGGGAGTTGTCCTTTGGATCAAGCATCAGTAGTGGAAACAAAAGGATACTATGCCTGTGCCAATTTTCTTCAATCCTCTCATAATGGAACCCGCAAGTGTACCTTTAGAATCAACAAAGAAATTCTTGGTCAAGAATTATCCAGAGAGGAAATGCAAAAGCTTCTGAAAGAGAAAAAAACCTCTCTTCTTACCCAGTTCCGATCTAAAAAGAGAAAGAAAAACTTTTCAGCCTATCTTGTTTTGAACGAACAAGGAAAGCTCAGCTTCGAATTTCCTGCCAAGGAAAGCAAGAAGAATGGAGCTATTAGCCGATCCAAAACAGGAGAAACTTCTAAAAAAAGAAGATCATCAAAAAAGACCTCTAAAACTAAAAAGAAGCAATCTCCAAAAAGCAAGAATTAG
- a CDS encoding PHP domain-containing protein: MSDGFVHLHLHSEYSLLDASARIKDIVNKAKQLGMPAVALTDHGNLYGTIEFYKACIQENIKPIIGCEAYITAGSRFDRKGNREKIYHITLLAKNQQGYKNLLRLISLAHLEGFYYKPRIDRSLLKEYGQGIIGTSGCMNGEIPQKILEGDIKAAKKLTEEYSRLFDPNCFYLEIQNHGLKEEATIREVLADFSKSLGLPLVATNDVHYIEQEDSQFHDVLLCIGTASQINDTKRKKYPCAEFYFKSLQQMEELFKEYPQALENTLTIANQCDVSIELGKNRFPAYHPPAPYSQEEYLKKLCYEGLEKRFGDRNLEEKEKIKRDWIMNCPL; encoded by the coding sequence ATGAGTGATGGCTTTGTTCACCTCCATCTCCATTCAGAATATAGTCTTCTTGATGCATCCGCTCGAATCAAAGACATCGTCAATAAAGCTAAACAGTTGGGCATGCCAGCGGTAGCGCTCACTGATCATGGCAATCTTTATGGGACGATCGAATTTTATAAAGCTTGCATTCAAGAAAACATCAAACCCATCATCGGCTGTGAAGCTTACATAACTGCTGGAAGCCGCTTTGACCGCAAAGGTAATAGAGAGAAAATCTACCATATTACGCTCTTAGCTAAGAATCAACAAGGCTATAAGAATCTTTTAAGACTCATTTCCTTAGCTCATCTAGAAGGATTCTATTATAAACCCAGAATTGATCGAAGTTTGCTTAAAGAATATGGCCAAGGGATTATTGGTACGAGTGGCTGCATGAATGGGGAGATTCCACAGAAAATTTTGGAAGGAGATATCAAAGCGGCTAAAAAACTTACCGAAGAGTATAGCCGTCTATTTGACCCCAATTGCTTTTATTTAGAAATACAAAACCATGGCTTAAAAGAAGAAGCCACAATAAGAGAAGTGCTCGCCGATTTTTCTAAGAGTTTAGGACTTCCTTTGGTGGCTACGAATGATGTCCACTACATAGAGCAAGAAGACTCACAATTCCATGATGTTTTACTTTGCATAGGAACAGCCAGCCAGATCAATGACACTAAAAGAAAGAAATATCCTTGCGCTGAATTTTACTTCAAATCCCTCCAACAAATGGAAGAGCTTTTTAAGGAATATCCTCAAGCACTAGAAAACACGTTGACTATAGCCAACCAATGTGATGTTTCCATTGAGTTAGGTAAAAACCGGTTCCCGGCCTATCATCCTCCTGCTCCCTATAGTCAAGAAGAATATTTAAAAAAGCTTTGTTATGAAGGCTTAGAAAAAAGATTTGGCGACAGGAACCTAGAGGAAAAGGAGAAAATAAAAAGAGATTGGATTATGAACTGTCCATTATAG
- the dprA gene encoding DNA-processing protein DprA, translating to MNNDYKVRLYLRLLQIPGIGLATGAKIITGCGGIENVFNATFKEIAEKCGLNEKITQKIFLPIDEYKINEKINQCRNLGIEAICYEDPTYPSVLKAIDSPPLLLYCKGQIPEKWNYGIAIVGSRNPTPYGIQIARRLAYQIARVGFAVISDCALGIGTHAHLGALAAEGITWAVMGLGLERCHHPPQNLQLLERITKKGLILSEFPPRTVSSRSTVLLSNRIISGLSIGVVVVEAAQGCGSLLTARIALEQGRQLFAVPGRIDNPYAFGPNQLIKEGAKLVGALEDILEEINYLFPLVHLKAGDKERAEKIKLSKDEQQVYLAMDAEEISVEELLKKTGLASATLLSVLNRLEMKKIIHQLPGRRYVRTL from the coding sequence ATGAACAATGATTATAAAGTTCGACTTTATCTTCGCCTTTTACAAATACCTGGCATAGGATTGGCAACGGGAGCAAAAATCATCACCGGTTGTGGTGGCATTGAAAATGTTTTCAATGCTACATTCAAAGAGATTGCTGAAAAATGTGGGTTAAACGAAAAAATCACTCAGAAAATTTTCCTACCTATTGACGAATATAAGATTAATGAGAAAATCAACCAGTGTAGGAACCTTGGCATAGAGGCAATTTGTTACGAGGACCCTACGTATCCTTCGGTACTTAAAGCTATTGATTCTCCGCCCTTACTACTTTATTGCAAAGGACAGATTCCAGAAAAATGGAACTATGGTATTGCCATTGTGGGAAGCAGAAATCCAACCCCTTATGGCATACAAATAGCAAGAAGACTCGCCTATCAAATTGCTAGGGTTGGATTTGCTGTCATTTCAGATTGTGCTTTGGGAATAGGTACCCACGCTCATCTTGGAGCTCTGGCTGCAGAGGGAATCACATGGGCCGTAATGGGTTTAGGACTGGAGAGGTGTCATCATCCCCCTCAGAATCTTCAATTATTAGAAAGAATCACGAAAAAAGGATTGATCCTTAGTGAATTTCCACCTAGAACAGTCTCTAGCCGATCTACTGTTCTTCTCAGCAATAGGATTATTAGTGGCTTATCTATTGGGGTGGTGGTTGTGGAAGCTGCCCAGGGATGTGGTTCACTCTTAACTGCTCGCATAGCTTTAGAACAGGGCAGACAACTTTTTGCCGTTCCTGGTAGAATAGACAATCCCTATGCTTTTGGTCCCAATCAGCTTATCAAAGAGGGAGCAAAGCTTGTGGGTGCATTAGAAGATATTCTTGAAGAGATTAATTATCTATTCCCTTTGGTCCATTTGAAGGCAGGGGATAAAGAGAGAGCCGAAAAAATTAAACTTTCTAAGGATGAACAACAGGTGTATCTCGCCATGGATGCTGAAGAAATTTCTGTAGAAGAATTGCTCAAAAAAACAGGGTTAGCTTCCGCTACCCTTCTTTCCGTATTAAATCGATTAGAGATGAAAAAAATCATTCACCAGCTTCCTGGAAGACGTTATGTCCGGACTTTGTAA